The Lucilia cuprina isolate Lc7/37 chromosome 5, ASM2204524v1, whole genome shotgun sequence genome includes a window with the following:
- the LOC111687094 gene encoding uncharacterized protein LOC111687094, with protein sequence MRECRSPKDWSLLALQNTRTGKSHYLVICRCPDHFKMEGPMAHDQPTYASVPGIRVFGMMCVKPGYSVRKPSAQPPKRYQLQKPFYRPGSQTSYGQSNLGNNKDAYAGRPSYGSSSSSQSSQIASSGSNFNAGSNSNNYHGASESAYQSQGNYQYLNRPESISSSSFNSNNNNYRPEPVSINNFPGGGYGRNNEREGDAPIEAATEVDNKLLISTSTQAGEEANTTLSEDTTKTEELKREKRSLSENTIDPDDDLPEFPWDRVIEFEKTVVWD encoded by the exons ATGCGAGAATGTCGTTCACCTAAAGACTGGTCTTTGTTGGCTTTGCAAAATACACGCACGGGAAAATCGCATTACTTAGTTATCTGCAGATGTCCAGATCACTTTAAAATGG AGGGTCCCATGGCTCACGATCAGCCCACATACGCCAGTGTACCAGGTATTCGTGTCTTCGGTATGATGTGTGTTAAACCCGGTTATTCTGTACGCAAACCTTCGGCTCAACCGCCCAAACGTTATCAATTGCAAAAACCTTTCtatagacctggttcacagACTTCCTACGGTCAAAGCAATTTGGGTAATAATAAAGATGCCTACGCCGGCAGACCTTCATACGGTAGCAGTTCCTCATCACAAAGTTCACAAATAGCATCATCTGGGTCAAACTTTAATGCAGGCTCCAACAGTAATAATTACCATGGAGCCTCTGAATCCGCCTATCAATCACAAGgaaattatcaatatttaaatagaCCCGAAAGTATATCGTCTTCATCcttcaacagcaacaataataactatagaccagaaccGGTTTCCATAAATAATTTCCCCGGCGGTGGTTATGGACGTAATAATGAACGTGAAGGTGATGCCCCCATTGAGGCTGCCACCGAGGtagataataaattattaattagtaCCTCAACACAGGCTGGAGAAGAGGCTAATACCACTTTAAGTGAGGACACTACCAAGACGGAAGAATTGAAACGTGAAAAAAGATCATTAAGTGAAAATACCATTGATCCGGATGATGATCTACCCGAATTTCCCTGGGATCGTGTTATAGAATTTGAGAAAACTGTGGTCTGGGATTAA
- the LOC111689609 gene encoding elongation factor-like GTPase 1 isoform X2 yields MPIVDTGDLVNLQKNIESVRNICILAHVDHGKTTLADSLVASNGIISQRMAGKLRYLDNRQDEQERGITMKSSSISLFYQSVADHRNFLVNLIDSPGHVDFSSEVSTAVRLCDGAIVVVDVVEGVCPQTRACLQQVYVEQLKPVLVLNKIDRLILEKQMTPLDAYFHITQVLEQVNAVLGSIFASDVLAKEDISHKDNYESALEDSDDSHLYFSPASGNVAFCSAYDGWAFRVRDFAATYAEKLEMSIEDLEQVLWGDYFYNAKKKCAIAGAQEKAKKPMFVQFVLENIWSLYDTIVVRKDKDKIPVIAEKLGIKLLARDLRVGDPKAQIKTVLGQWLPIDRTILEMVVKHVPAPNSINDDRAQRLLYPENVDLNTYPSESLVLKEDFKKCDAQSSNIIVFVSKMTPVHVTQLPQNKPKRLTDQELQARRDEVRKRIEERKQLAAQSTEVESITAGVQQMTTEEKQQHEEEEKEKAIEQKEEEEKPEFVFIAFARIFSGTLKKGMKLYNLAPKHDPRNKDSLSLDSPYITEVTIGDLYLFMGGELQALDEVPAGNIVGIGGLEQSIVKTSTLSSTMYCTSFSELSVMATPIFRVAIEPVNPSEMPKLIKGLKLLNQADACVQVSLEATGEHVITTLGEVHVEKCVHDLQESYAKIKVNVSKPIVSFRETIVPEATVDMVNEAIVKTSEDKDISKKIVTMTTLNKLSTIKVIALPLPQNVIDIIEKYQTFIKEFSTTAKLSNVSEKSRQLLQQVKSQLSTAFKDFDTNGLTSLSTEELIARIWSLGPRHCGSNILLNLSDYEHPSFWWPLLNSTEDLDSPKSSDVRRDYNSSFVNGFQLTTSAGPLCEEPMQGVCFVVLEWSVEASDELNSKAYGPFSGQVLTASKEACRQAFQNQPQRLVSPMYSCNIVVNAEVLGKC; encoded by the exons ATGCCTATCGTTGATACCGGTGATTTagtcaatttacaaaaaaatatcgaaaGTGTGCgtaatatttgtatattggCCCATGTTGATCATGGAAAAACTACTCTAGCCGATTCGCTCGTGGCCAGTAATGGCATTATATCGCAGCGTATGGCGGGAAAATTACGCTATTTGGATAATCGTCAAGATGAACAGGAACGTGGTATAACTATGAAGAGCAGCAGTATTTCCCTGTTCTATCAAAGTGTTGCAGATCATAGGAACTTTTTGGTGAATTTGATTGATTCACCGGGTCACGTAGATTTCTCTAGTGAAGTTTCTACAGCGGTGAGATTGTGTGATGGCGCTATTGTGGTGGTAGATGTAGTCGAGGGTGTTTGTCCTCAAACAAGGGCTTGTCTGCAACAAGTTTATGTTGAACAATTGAAGCCAGtgttggttttaaataaaatcgatCGTCTTATTTTGGAAAAGCAAATGACGCCTTTAGATGCTTATTTCCATATTACCCAAGTACTGGAACAGGTTAATGCAGTTTTGGGCAGCATCTTTGCTTCTGATGTTTTGGCTAAAGAGGATATTAGTCATAAGGATAACTATGAGTCAGCCTTAGAGGATAGTGATGATtcacatttatatttttctcctGCTTCGGGCAATGTTGCCTTTTGCTCGGCTTATGATGGTTGGGCTTTTAGGGTACGTGACTTTGCTGCTACTTATGCTGAAAAATTGGAGATGTCTATTGAAGATTTGGAACAAGTTTTATGGGGTGATTACTTCTATAATGCAAAAAAGAAATGCGCAATTGCTGGTGCTCAGGAAAAGGCTAAAAAGCCAATGTTTGTTCAATTTGTTTTGGAAAATATATGGAGTCTGTATGATACTATTGTTGTAAGAAAGGATAAGGATAAAATACCAG ttattGCCGAAAAATTGGGGATTAAACTACTAGCTCGTGATCTACGCGTTGGTGATCCTAAAGCACAAATCAAAACTGTTCTTGGTCAATGGTTACCCATTGATCGTACAATTTTAGAAATGGTGGTAAAACATGTGCCAGCCCCCAATAGTATAAACGATGATAGAGCTCAGCGTTTACTCTACCCTGAAAATGTCGATTTGAATACATATCCCAGCGAATCTTTGGTCCTTAAAGAAGACTTTAAAAAATGTGATGCTCAATCCTCGAATATAATAGTATTTGTATCGAAAATGACACCAGTTCATGTTACACAATTGccgcaaaataaaccaaaacgtTTAACCGATCAAGAGTTACAGGCGAGACGTGATGAAGTACGCAAACGTATTGAGGAACGTAAACAGTTGGCTGCCCAAAGTACGGAGGTGGAAAGTATCACAGCTGGAGTACAACAAATGACTACAGAGGAAAAGCAACAACACGAGGAGGAGGAGAAAGAAAAGGCAATTGAACAAAAGGAGGAAGAAGAAAAGCCTGAATTTGTATTTATAGCTTTTGCTAGAATTTTTAGTGGAACTTTAAAAAAGGGCATGAAATTGTATAATTTGGCACCAAAACATGATCCTAGAAATAAAGA ctCTCTCTCCCTGGATTCTCCTTATATAACCGAAGTAACCATTGGTGATTTGTACCTCTTTATGGGGGGTGAACTACAGGCTTTAGATGAAGTGCCTGCCGGCAACATAGTGGGCATTGGAGGTCTAGAACAGAGTATTGTTAAAACCAGCACTCTAAGTAGCACCATGTACTGTACTTCCTTTAGTGAGTTGAGTGTTATGGCTACACCCATATTTCGGGTAGCCATAGAACCGGTTAATCCCTCCGAAATGCCTAAATTAATTAAAGGCCTTAAATTACTTAATCAAGCCGACGCTTGCGTACAAGTATCACTAGAAGCTACAGGAGAACATGTCATCACTACTCTGGGTGAAGTTCATGTTGAAAAATGTGTTCATGATTTGCAGGAGAGTTATgccaaaattaaagtaaatgtcTCTAAACCCATTGTATCATTCCGTGAGACCATAGTGCCAGAAGCTACTGTCGATATGGTCAATGAAGCCATAGTAAAAACATCTGAAGATAaggatatttctaaaaaaattgtcaCAATGACTACCCTCAACAAACTGTCCACTATTAAAGTTATAGCCTTGCCTTTGCCACAAAATGTAATAgatataattgaaaaatatcaaaCCTTTATTAAGGAATTTTCCACTACCGCAAAGTTGTCGAATGTATCGGAAAAATCAAGACAACTGCTACAGCAAGTAAAATCACAACTTTCAACAGCCTTCAAGGATTTCGATACCAATGGCTTAACCAGTCTCTCGACCGAAGAACTAATTGCACGAATTTGGTCTTTAGGGCCACGTCATTGTGGCTCTAACATATTGCTCAACTTAAGTGATTATGAACATCCCAGCTTTTGGTggcccttattaaattctacgGAAGATTTGGATTCACCTAAATCGTCTGATGTTAGACGTGATTATAACAGTTCCTTTGTTAATGGATTTCAATTGACCACCTCCGCTGGTCCACTGTGTGAAGAGCCAATGCAAGGTGTTTGTTTTGTGGTTTTAGAGTGGTCTGTTGAGGCTTCGGATGAGTTGAATTCAAAGGCTTACGGTCCCTTTTCCG gacAAGTTTTAACCGCTTCTAAGGAAGCCTGTCGTCAAGCTTTCCAGAATCAACCACAACGTTTAGTCAGTCCTATGTATAGCTGTAATATTGTTGTTAATGCTGAAGTATTGG
- the LOC111689608 gene encoding uncharacterized protein C3orf38 homolog, whose product MSYTIQEKIGIIDLLQTERNNISILYQLAKSVTKNVVNVNSELEALDTIFLHIPDCTTLLSKRLITKEILFRYLHKKKVPLTTDFTKSQLVKKVVDYWYQNYASMNTPNGTTTVVKSETDKQQNHSQLNHNSTQSTSTTTNATILQEPSEFPIHLLARKFSEWFFDNYNKNLLKVNDFWTDASLLMQIAANDGIDEHLCQDSESILQNLLETRQRFGFYFNPNLTHAGVQGRMDVHGLVLVLSCGTLHTSQDCVGVFECVFGLLRDPFAENNWKTKNIKLILRSKGAAIMPSLEESDDMKEALELPVPQGELS is encoded by the exons ATGTCATATacaatacaagaaaaaattggtATTATTGATTTGCTGCAAACGGAAAGAAACAATATTTCTATACTATATCAATTGGCCAAAAGTGTAACTAAAAATGTGGTAAACGTAAACTCAGAGCTGG AGGCCTTGGACACAATATTCCTGCACATACCTGACTGCACCACCTTGCTAAGTAAACGTTTGATAACAAAGGAAATTCTCTTtagatatttacataaaaagaaaGTACCTTTAACGACTGATTTTACCAAATCACAACTAGTGAAAAAAGTTGTGGACTATTGGTATCAAAACTATGCCTCTATGAACACACCAAATGGAACTACGACTGTAGTGAAAAGTGAAACAGATAAACAGCAAAATCATAGTCAATTAAATCATAATTCAACACAATCTACTAGTACTACTACTAACGCGACAATTCTACAAGAACCCTCTGAATTTCCCATACATTTGTTGGCGCGCAAATTTTCCGAATGGTTTTTtgataattataacaaaaacttattaaaagtaAATGACTTCTGGACGGATGCTTCTTTATTAATGCAAATTGCTGCCAATGATGGCATAGATGAACATTTGTGTCAAGATTCAGAaagtattttacaaaatcttttggAAACTCGTCAACGTTTTGGTTTTTACTTTAATCCCAATCTAACTCATGCTGGAGTTCAAGGGCGTATGGATGTTCATGGATTAGTTCTGGTCTTAAGCTGTGGCACTCTACATACCTCACAAGATTGTGTGGGAGTTTTTGAATGCGTTTTTGGCCTTTTAAGAGATCCTTTTGCTGAGAATAATTGgaaaacgaaaaatataaaattaatattgcgTAGTAAGGGAGCAGCGATAATGCCATCATTGGAGGAGAGTGATGATATGAAAGAAGCTTTAGAATTGCCAGTGCCACAAGGAGAATTATCATAA